A window of the Cheilinus undulatus linkage group 21, ASM1832078v1, whole genome shotgun sequence genome harbors these coding sequences:
- the zgc:86896 gene encoding actin-related protein 2/3 complex subunit 1A-A, which yields MSLYSFGLEPLSCHTWNKDRTQIAVSPNNNVVNIYEKKGKEWVKIHELSEHSGRITGIDWAPESNRIVTCASDRNAYVWTLKDGVWKPTLVLVRINRAATCVKWSPLENKFALGSGARLISVCYFEKENDWWLSKHIKKSVRSTVLSLDWHPNNILLAAGSADFNCRIFSAYIKDIEDKPGPTAWGAKMPFGEVLLEHKDCGGWVHSVSFSPSGDQLAWVAHNSSIAVADASQGKEVTQLVTDHLPMLSVLYVSPTEIVAAGHDCCPYQFTYKSKGALEFVKKLDIPKQASKSAVSAMQHFRNLDKKATEEDSNELETLHQNSITQLCFVSGEKAKVEKYSSVGLDGAMVMWDFKH from the exons ATGTCACTCTACAGTTTTGGCCTGGAGCCTCTCTCCTGCCACACCTGGAATAAAGATAGGACCC AGATTGCAGTGAGTCCGAACAACAACGTGGTGAATATCTATGAGAAGAAAGGCAAAGAATGGGTCAAGATTCATGAGCTATCTGAGCACAGTGGACGAATCACAG GCATTGATTGGGCACCAGAGTCCAACCGAATAGTGACATGTGCCTCTGATCGTAATGCCTATGTGTGGACTCTGAAGGATGGAGTGTGGAAGCCCACCCTGGTCCTGGTGCGCATCAACCGTGCAGCCACCTGTGTAAAGTGGTCACCTCTCGAGAACAAGTTTGCCTTGGGCAGCGGAGCTCGCCTCATCTCTGTCTGCTACTTTGAGAAGGAGAATGACTG GTGGCTGAGTAAACACATCAAAAAATCCGTCCGTTCCACTGTCCTAAGCCTGGACTGGCATCCCAACAATATCCTTCTGGCAGCTGGGTCTGCAGACTTTAACTGCAG AATTTTCTCAGCTTACATAAAGGACATCGAGGACAAACCTGGACCCACTGCCTGGGGGGCCAAAATGCCTTTTGGGGAAGTTTTGCTGGAGCACAAGGACTGTGGAGGCTGGGTGCACAGCGTCTCATTCTCTCCCAGTGGTGACCAGCTGGCCTGGGTGGCTCACAACAGTAGCATTGCTGTGGCTGATGCAAGTCAAGGGAAGGA AGTTACCCAGCTGGTTACTGACCACCTGCCAATGCTGAGCGTGCTCTATGTCAGCCCTACTGAGATTGTTGCCGCG GGCCATGACTGTTGCCCATACCAGTTCACCTATAAGAGTAAAGGTGCTCTAGAGTTTGTGAAGAAGCTTGACATCCCCAAACAGGCCTCCAAGTCAGCTGTGTCAGCCATGCAACACTTCAGAAACCTGGACAAGAAGGCCACTGAGGAAGACAGCAATGAGCTTGAGACCCTTCATCAGAACAGCATCAC
- the prkar1aa gene encoding protein kinase, cAMP-dependent, regulatory, type I, alpha (tissue specific extinguisher 1) a has product MASKSASSDEEQSLRVCEQYVQKHNVQQLLKDCIIQLCTVRPDRPMAFLRDYFARLEKEETQQMAVQQRSRLRSDSREDEVSPPMNPVVRGRSRRGAISAEVYNEEDAASYVRKVIPKDYTSMAALAKAMERNVLFAHLDDNERSDIFDAMFSVNYIAGETVIQQGDEGDNFYVIDQGEMDVYVNNEWVTSIGEGGSFGELALIYGTPRAATVRAKSNTKLWGIDRDSYRRILMGSTLRKRKMYEEFLSKVSILESLEKWERLTVADALETVQFEDGQKIVVQGEPGDEFFIILEGTAAVLQRRSGEEEFVEVGRLGPSDYFGEIALLMNRPRAATVVACGPLKCVKLDRPRFERVLGPCSDILKRNIEQYNSFVSLSV; this is encoded by the exons ATGGCATCAAAAAGTGCAAGCAGTGATGAGGAACAGAGCCTTCGAGTGTGTGAGCAGTATGTCCAGAAGCACAATGTCCAACAACTTCTCAAAGACTGCATCATCCAGCTGTGCACAGTCCGGCCAGACCGGCCCATGGCTTTCCTCAGAGACTACTTTGCAAGACTAGAAAAG GAGGAAACCCAGCAGATGGCTGTGCAGCAGAGGTCAAGGTTACGATCAGACTCTCGAGAGGATGAAGTGTCTCCACCCATGAACCCTGTGGTGAGGGGTCGTAGCCGGAGAGGAGCAATCAGTGCTGAGGTTTACAACGAGGAAGATGCTGCTTCTTATGTCCGAAAG gtcATCCCAAAAGACTACACAAGCATGGCTGCCCTGGCCAAAGCCATGGAGAGGAATGTGCTGTTTGCCCACTTGGATGACAATGAGAGGAG TGACATTTTTGATGCAATGTTTTCTGTCAACTACATTGCTGGAGAAACAGTCATCCAACAAG GTGACGAGGGAGACAACTTCTATGTCATTGACCAGGGGGAGATGGAT GTTTATGTGAACAATGAATGGGTGACTAGCATTGGTGAGGGAGGCAGTTTTGGGGAACTGGCTCTGATTTATGGGACACCTCGTGCAGCTACGGTTCGGGCAAAGTCCAACACCAAGCTGTGGGGCATTGACAGAGACAGCTATAGAAGAATACTGATG GGGAGCACTCTCAGAAAACGCAAGATGTATGAGGAGTTCCTCAGTAAGGTGTCTATTTTAG AGTCTTTGGAGAAGTGGGAGCGCCTAACAGTTGCTGATGCTTTGGAGACGGTGCAGTTTGAGGATGGACAGAAGATCGTGGTGCAGGGAGAGCCTGGCGATGAGTTTTTCATAATCCTAGAG GGGACAGCAGCTGTGCTACAGAGGCGGTCAGGGGAGGAGGAGTTCGTAGAGGTTGGCAGACTTGGACCATCAGATTATTTTG GTGAGATTGCCTTGCTGATGAACAGACCCCGTGCTGCCACCGTTGTTGCATGTGGAcccctgaaatgtgtcaaactgGACCGGCCGCGGTTTGAGCGAGTCCTGGGTCCTTGCTCTGACATCCTGAAAAGAAACATAGAGCAGTACAACAGCTTTGTTTCCCTGTCTGTCTGA
- the LOC121503371 gene encoding pyruvate dehydrogenase (acetyl-transferring) kinase isozyme 2, mitochondrial-like, whose product MTSKMKFVRSLVKTAALANVPKHIDHFSKFSPSPLSMKQFLDFGSTNACERTSFVFLRQELPVRLSNSMKEINLLPDRLRATPSVQLVQSWYIQSLMEILEFLDKNPDDQEVLETFVEVLEAIRNRHNEVVPTMAQGVIEYKEAFGQQDAVTDHNIQYFLDRFYTSRISIRMLINQHTLVFYGNTNPAHPNSIGCIDSLCDVTEVTRDAYESAKMLCEQYYLGAPELELRQMNANNVREPIYISYIPSHLYHMLFELFKNAMRATIENHEASRTLPPIKIMIALGREDLSITMSDRGGGVPFRKTERLFSYMYSTAPRPTFGEKHRAPLAGFGYGLPISRLYARYFQGDLQLYSMEGHGTDAVIHLKALSTDSVERLPVFNKTALRHYKLSLEADDWCIPSREPLDLAVYRAAK is encoded by the exons ATGACCAGCAAAATGAAGTTCGTTCGGTCACTGGTGAAGACAGCAGCGTTGGCCAACGTGCCAAAACACATCGATCACTTCTCCAAGTTCTCCCCTTCTCCTCTCTCAATGAAGCAGTTTTTGGATTTTG GTTCAACCAACGCCTGTGAGCGTACATCATTTGTCTTCCTTCGTCAGGAGCTTCCTGTGCGATTGTCCAACAGCATGAAGGAGATCAACCTTCTACCAGACCGGCTGCGTGCCACACCGTCTGTTCAGCTAGTCCAGAGCTg gtACATCCAGAGCCTAATGGAGATCCTGGAGTTTCTGGACAAGAACCCAGATGACCAGGAAGTTCTTGAGAC GTTTGTGGAGGTCTTGGAGGCGATCAGAAACCGGCACAATGAGGTGGTCCCCACCATGGCTCAGGGAGTCATTGAGTACAAAGAGGCTTTCGGGCAGCAGGATGCTGTTACTGACCACAACATTCAGTACTTCCTGGACCGCTTTTACACCAGCCGCATCTCCATCCGTATGCTCATCAACCAGCACA cacttGTCTTCTATGGCAACACAAACCCTGCCCACCCAAACAGCATTGGCTGTATTGACTCCCTCTGTGATGTAACAGAGGTTACACGAG ATGCCTATGAGAGTGCTAAGATGCTGTGTGAACAGTACTACCTGGGGGCGCCAGAGCTGGAGCTTAGGCAGATGAATG CCAACAATGTCAGAGAGCCAATCTATATTTCTTATATTCCATCCCACCTGTACCACATGCTTTTTGAATTATTCAAG AATGCCATGAGAGCAACCATTGAGAACCATGAGGCCAGCAGGACCCTCCCACCCATCAAAATCATGATCGCTCTTGGTAGAGAGGACCTGTCAATAACG ATGAGTGACAGGGGAGGTGGTGTTCCCTTCAGGAAGACTGAGCGTCTGTTCAGCTACATGTATTCAACTGCTCCCAGACCCACCTTtggagaaaaacacagagcCCCACTG GCAGGGTTTGGCTACGGTCTGCCAATCTCTCGTCTCTATGCTCGCTACTTCCAAGGAGACTTACAGCTCTACTCTATGGAGGGTCACGGCACTGATGCCGTCATACACCTGAAG GCATTATCCACCGACTCAGTGGAGAGACTACCAGTTTTCAACAA